The genome window TCAATCCCAGTAAGTCacaaaagaagggaaaatacACATACCCCAAAGATGATGCACCATATATAGCTGCCCAATTTGAGAGAAGAATCCCCCAACTGCCTCATTACTGTCCTGTCTAAAGCGAATGGCTCGGGCCCTATGAGAGAAAAGCAGTGTTCTGATGGTTAAGCAGAGTCAGCCGGCGCTCGGGGATGCTGATGCACAACCTGTGATCcgagcacttggaaggcaaagatgAGGGAGGAGGATCTGCAGGAagtcagagaccagcctgggctgcacagcgaGTCCAGGCCAGCCCAAGCTATGGAAAGAGACCCTTTTCTCATCAAAGCAAAGACTCAGACTGTATTTCCTCCACTCGGAGCCAGCTGGTGGGAATGAAGACTGTTTTCTTTTAACAGGTATCAACTCATTAAATACGatcaagtttttattttatttatttttgggggagGTTAGGATTTCATTCTGTACCCCAGGCTTAGcttagaatttactatgtaggcCAGATGATGCCAGACTCGtgattttcttgcctcagcctcctaattATTTTTGTGAGAAGTAGATATTTCATTAtgacttttcaaaataaaaacagcaacataAAGATATATGGTGGCACTTCTGCTTATTATTAAATTGAAATACACACTTCTGATTCTTGATATAAACTGGAAGGGGAGGAGAGCTGTAAACTTAAAAGGAACCTCTGTGAACGTTGCAATCTACAGTAACTTTCCTCACAAGATATGCCCACCCGTGGCAATGGCGGCACTAATGTTATTGGGGAAACCAACTAGTTTTgggttggatttaaggcctactctATGAGGTGGAATCCATATCTGACACCATGAATGAGGCCAAGATCTGAGAATAAATACATTATAGGCCCTAGGGGACAACGTGCTACCATTATTCTGTTATATGGACCtagtaataaaatgactaatTGCCAGACCCACAGATCAGTAGTACATCGCCCAATCCTCATCCGAGCTTTTCTTGTAGATgcagttaacacagagacccacaactggtccgCATGCAGAGAATAAGGGACTTTGGAGTGTTCAGGCCTCCAAAACTCAGGGATCTATTGGAAGACTGggaaagccagaggtggtggtggtggtggtgctatgTGTGGAGGGTGTGCAGACATGTGTGCTATTGCTACACACACAGCATGGAGTCAGGATTGAAGTAGTTTAAAATGGGTCTGgttctggagagacagctcagtgttgagagcatttgctggtcttctagaggacccaggttcaactccccaGACAGCTCGTGACCATCTGTAACCACAACTTCCAGGACTCTGAGGACTGCTGATCTCCacagatgcatgcatgtgtgtgtgcatgcatacatacacacacatacacacacacacacacacacacacacatacacacacacacacttaaaatcgATAAAaacaggcctggcagtggtggcacacacctttgatcccagcacttgagaggcagaggcaggggggatctctgtgagttcaaggccagcctggttcacagagtgagttccaggacagccagggctacacagagaaactctgctttgaaaaataacaaaaaatggccgggtagtggtggcacacgccattaatcccagcactcgggaggcagaagcaggcagatctcagtgagttcaaggtcagcctggtctacaaatggagttccaggactgccagagctgttacacagagaaaccctgtcttaaaacaacaacaacaaaaaaaaaaaaaccaaaaaaaaaaaaaaaaaaaccaaacccttAAACATCTTCTACCTTAAACATCTTCTACTGGCACCAGGGTCTCTGTTTTCACATTCAGTGAGAGCACCTGAAatcttgaaaatgtttaaaaatgaaatttcccaaaattaattttctatcaTCCCATATGAAAATGATGTAGGGCTCCCATCTCACCAGGAGAGCAAAGCTGAGGTGTACCAAGGGTATCTTCACTATGGATTACCCAGGAAATCCGTGTTACTACTTCCCAAGCTCTGGCCTGGTCTCAGGCACACGAAGGGCTTAGTGCCGATGAAATTTGGGGAGATAGATTCACCCTCATTTATTTAAATGACCAGAACCTGAAAAATAAGCTATGAACATCTTACAGTGAGAAAAAATAACCCTTATGGGACAGGATGCTttacattttttgagatagggactacaatgttagcccaggctggccttgaaatcatgatCTTGCCTCAGCTTGCCAAATGCTAGGACCACAGGTATGCACCACGATGCCCAGTAAGGAGTAAGATTCTCCAGCTGGCCTGACCAATGTGTTCTCTTCTGTAGGGAAACTTCACAGATGGAATTCTAACACCTTAACAGGGCTCAGAAAGAGAGGAGCAACCTGTCTGGTTAGtcatgaggccagcctgctgaAGACCACTTTGTACACCTCCATGCTCATTCATGTGCACTGAGTAACCCAAGTGTGACCCCACCAAGGCCTCGAGTTCCTCTGTTGTGAATCCACCATGGGTTACCCACCAATTATACAGACATGGtcataaaaattacaaatgtgATCAATTATCTCGAATTAAGGAAATCAACTGAGCTGTGTGCTATAAacactcaggaggaaaaaaagaggttTTCATTGACAAAGTGATAAAGTATTCTGGATTATTAATTTCATTCTGAAGTTTTCTAATTCAGTTATGGAAGGCAAAGGAAATATACTTGCCGTAGCCTGGTAATAATCAGAAATGTGTGCTGCGGAGGAGACCATCATCTTAATAGTTACCTACATGccaaaatacaaatcaaatgCTGAACTGGCTATAGAAAGAGTTGAAAATAACTGAGTAACCTCAACATATCCTGTGGATTCACTGTGAAAAAATATTCATTAGTAACATCCTAGTTGTATGAACATCTAAACTGCTATAAACTAACACAAACAGCTCAGAAACATGAACAAAAACCCCTTGATAAAATGATACCTATCATAgcatataatcatatatatataattttgtttgtttgtttgtttgaggcagggtaccagtagcccaggctggtttcaaacttgctatgtagctggtgATAGCCTTGatctcctgatcttcctgcctctacttccccagtgctgggagcacGGTGTGTGTCCTATAACACCTAGCTAGATTAGGCTTTTGTACTGAACATAAGAACTTTTGCTAGTTCAGACTAACAAAGATTTTTCCCTGGGCTTTTTTCATGTTTCAGTTcttacatttaaagaaatgtttatttttattttatgtttatgagtgtctacctgcatgtatgtatgtgcactgtgtgtatgcAGTACCCTTGAGACCAGTAGAGGGCATCAGcctcccctgaaactggagttaacaaATGGTTATGAACTTCCATGGTTGTTAAAAATGCAACCTGATGCTgagttggtggtgcatgcctttaatcccaggattcagaaggcagaggcaggtggatcttttgagttcaaggctagcctggtctacaaagtgatttccaggacagccagggctacacagagaaaccctgtctcggggaaaacaaaacaaaacaaaacaaaacaaaactcaacccTACTCTAAACGAGCAGCTActaatgcttttaactgctgagccatctctccagcctcttgagtTGGTTCATATTTTTTACACAATGTAAGCCAGGCGTGTAAACTTTTTTCTCATATACCCAGTTTTCCTGACACCCTTTGGTTAAATAATTATCTTCCCTCACTGTAGGAAGATTTACCTCGGCATATCTGTCAAAAAGAACCTGTTCATAAGTGCCATCAAATGTTAATTTCTAGTCCTTCGGTTCTGTACCACTGGTCTATAGGCTTATCCATGTACCAAGAccatactttttgttgttgttgttttgcttttttttttttttttttggtttttcaagacagggtttctttgtgtagcttgtatagctttggtgcctgtcctggaactcactctgtagctcaggctggcctcgaactcacagagatccacctgcctctgcctcccgagtgttgggatcaagggtgtgtgccaccaccgctctgCAAGACTATACTTTTTAAAGACAACATCTTCCATTGTCTCTCAGGCTGGCATCTAACCTgtggcaatcttcctgcttcgACCTCCCTGAgaaggattacaggcataaggCACACAACATAAGGCTTAAGGTACCAGTTTTCGGAGAGAACCGTCAGTCTTCCTAGTTGGTCTGTTTGAGCTTGCACTGGTACTTTGCTACTCAAACTACGGAAAGAAAAAGGGCTGCATCATCAACCCCAGCTGTTCTGGTAGTAAACAAACCCCAGATCCCTGAAGAGATACCCCTGAGGAGATACCCCTCAAGAAGTGTACAGAATTGTGTCACACAGTACTGGGACTTTGTTTGCAAGCCCCTTTGAAAAGATGTATGCTGAGATGGTTATGGATTAATCAGCATGTGCTCTTGGTAATTCCTAAGAGTCTTAACTGGAAGAGGTAGACCTAAACATGACTGGTCATGTGTtagtgatttatttttgtgtatgtatttttttgtttgttggttttgttttttgtcttcctATGTCTTGTGACTGTCCCATGTTAGCCCACTAAGTGGTGGGATTATATGTGATATTTGACTTGTGTTAATAATTAtggaagcagggctggagagctggctcattggttaagaacactggctgctcttctagaggatctgagttcgattcccagcaccaacatggcagctcataaagtgcctgtaactccagttttagggcaTCCAAcgccttcacacagacatatatgcaggcaaaacatgaaggaacatgaaatgaaaataaaaattactttaaaaattattatggaTGCTTAGAAATAAGTATAGATGGGGGATCCGTTATATTGTTCTGTCTAGTTTTGTACATGTTTGAATtttttcacaaaaacaaaacaaagccatctaaaccaggggccagcaagatgactcaagagttaaaggcacttgcagccacacctgacgacctgagtttcatccttgGGGTTCATATGGCAGAAGGAAAGAGGCAACTCcaggaagctgtcctctggcttccgcAGGCACCATGCTCtaccaacaacaaaccaaaacgtAGGAAAAAGACAATTACAGAAGACTAATCAGGCAGAGGTTAGAGAGACAGCTCTGGAGTTAAGAGCGCTTGCCCATCTTCTAGAggaccaagtttggttcccaacactcgCATGGTGGGtaacaaacacctgtaactccagttccagttggactctgtgggtactgcatgcatgcagtgcacagacgtacatgcagacaAGATGCCcagacacacaaaagaaaaatcaatcttggggttggggatttagctcagtggtggagcacttgcctagcaagcgcaaggccctaggttcggtcctcagatccccccccccaaaaaaaggatgGTGATactggctggtggtggcacacacctttaatcccagcacttgggaggcagaggcaggcagatctctgtgagtttgaggccagcctgggctgcagactgagttccaggaaaagctcaaagctacacagagaaactcttgtcttgaaaacGAAAACAAATCTCCCCAAAAACCTCCTCCCCTCAAGAAAAaaggcggggttggggatttagttcattgataaagcacttgcctagcaagcgcaaggccctgggttcagtcctcagctctagggtaaaaaaaaaaaaggatggtgATGTATGTCTGCACATCCAGTTTctttggaggagagaggaggtgcaTCAGAGCCCAGGCATTCAAGACTATCCTGGCAAGGTAGCGAGAGACTCTGAAAAATGCAGAATTCAAGGCATttaaggtgtttgtttgtttgtttgtttttcgagacagggtttctctgtgtagttttggtgcctgttctggatctcgatttgtagtccaggctggcctggaactcacagagatctgcctgcctctgcctcctgagtgctgggattaaaggtgtgtgccaccactgccaggctggttttttttttttttttttaaacttaaggatttttttttttctttccagagctgaggactgaacccagggccttgcgcttgctaggcaagtgctctaccactgagctaaatccccaaccccttaactTTTAAGGATTTACAGtatgagccagatgtggtgacacacacctggaAGCCcaagaacttgggaggtggaggcacaaggatcaggagttcaaggcctgtcttggttacacagtgagtttgaaggtAGGCTGGGAtatgagattgtctcaaaaagtcaaaacaaaaataattcatgAGATTGACAAACTCAACATAATAACATACTTACCAGTAATTGCCCCATTCGATCATTGTCCCTGGCTGAAAGGGAATTTAGAGTTTGGTTAGTGGTATGAAAATGTATAGAATAGGACCAAACCTGTGATCATCTGCAGTGTTCCTATGCCATCACTGTAGCATCTTACGGGATCATATGAGAAAACAACCCATACACACTCTAACAGTAAGTCACCCACAGGTGGTGAGGAAACCATTGTCAGGCCATCCTCTGATACACTGTAGgacctctctccacctccccagcacagaGGAGATCCTTAGATCACAGAGATGGACACTTTGTAATGCTGCTGCCACTGGAGGCTGGCAAGGGCGAAGGATGTGTATACAAAGAAGATGGTTAATGGATGTAATTAGCCATGTTTCCTATTGTATGTACAATCAATAAAAATGGGGCTATATCTAGGTCATTTTTTTTAGTACACACAAGGGACACATTAAgaaagttgtaaaaaaaaaaaaaaaagcattcccactttttattcagttgtttttgttgttttttttgagataagatttctctatgtagccatggctagcctggaacttgctatatagaccagggtggctttgaactcagagacttgcctgccaccaggcctggctcactCTCCTTCTCACACAGACAGTGCTGTATAATTTGTGCAACATTCAGTGTTTATTAGGCACTCTTGGTTCAGCAAGTGTAGTTTCTGTACATTGTGCCTGGTTCTGCACTCAGGGTGTTTCCTCAAACAAAATGTTATTGGGAGGGAATGTAACGTGGTTCAGTTGACAGAGTGTTTGCCTGGCTTGTACAGagctctggtttgtttttttttgtttgttttttttgtttttttttttcttttcttttttttttttttgagacagggtttccctgtgtagtattggtgcctgttctggatctcgatttgtagaccaggctggccttgaactcacagagatccacctgcctctgcctcccaagcgctgggattaaaggtgtatgccaacgCCGCCGGCcagagctctgggtttggtcctcagcactgtatacaccagatgtggtggtgcacacctgtgatcccagtgctcgggagttCAGGGCTAACCCTGGCTACAtcccaagtttgaagccagcctcaaaaaaattacttggaaaaaaaaaatcaagtaacaaACATTACACATAATGCCATAAATACAAAAGAACTTAGGAGAAAaaggatgagaaagagagaggaaaaaagtttaaaaacaaaaacaagaaacaaaacaaacaaaaaaccaaaaaaaacccaaaaaactagaTTGGGAGAAAACAAGTCTAATCAAAATataaggcagatgtggtgctggatgtctataatcccagcactcaagagactacCTACCACAGgagctcaagttcaaggccagcctgggctaaacagcCAAGGTCAGCCCCTGTTTCCAATCACTGCCATCACCCTTGAAAAACACATGTAATACGCTAAACACACGTAACAAAACGCTCACTTCTGTTTTACTGTCTGCATCAGAGACACTGCCTATATAAGCTACTTACTCGGAGTTGGTAGGACCTGAGTTCGTATATATTGGGTCCTGATCTCGGCACTGGCTCATTCCAGAAACTGAACTCCAACAGCAGCTGATTCTTCCTGGAGAGAAGCATGTCACTTCTGGCTTTACGGAAATTTACAAATTCCTTTGGGTGAAAAAAAATATGCTCATGAAATCTTCGGatacttacatatataaatatcctTTAGTAACAACTCAGTTCCACAGGATACAGTTATAAGTAAGACCATCTTAGTTTTTATCTACTGCACTAAAATAATGAATACagcattctttttcatttcctaatgtatccagaatttttttttgtttttttttttcaagaatttactttatttcatgtgtatgaatgtttgtttgCGTGAATATATGTACACCATGCATATCCCTGgcacccatggaggtcagaagagggtatcagatcccctagaactggagttacagatggttgtgagccaccatgtgggtgttggaatcAAACCTCAgtcttccacaagagcagcaagccctctaAACTATTGAGCTGGAGTTTGATCCACAGCAGCACATAGACCAGGGACAGTGGCACACACTTATGATACTGGAGTTTgggaaggcaggagaatcaggaacttAAGGCCATCCCTGGGTACATaaagagtttgaggctggcctgacCTATATGAGAccttctcaaacaaacaaaacaaaaattcaaaaagaaaacaaactatgtATGTGGCTGACAGTTTCTGATTGTAATCTAGGCCTGTGTCTACCATGCAGTTTGGCCAGTGTTAGGGTCTTATCTTGTCAATTTCAGTACTCATGGAGGAACTGTGATTTTGATAGTATTAAACCTGGTAATTTCATGCTTACATACAAATTTAAGAGCTGATATGATGAAATTTCTACTATGAAAACTAAATGGTTTACTAACAACAGCTGATAACTGTGTCTTCATGAAGTTCTGTGAATACACCCTGTATCATTAGACTACTCAAGCATATCTATtatctataaataaatttttttccaaaattgttacctggttttctttgagtttattcaTGACCTCCGTGAGGGCTGGATAGCCTCCTTCATACCTCCAGAGGTGGACTGAAATGCATTTTAAAGGACAGCACACGTTTAGTCTCAAGGCACTCTTACCTAGACAATATAGATGCATGCCACATGAACACAGTACACACTGTAGTGTGCCTGGTATCCACCATGTGAACACAGTACAATATTGTAGTGTGCCTCATATCCAACACATGGTACTGTATCTTATATCCATCTCATGAACACTGTATAACATTGTAGTGTACCTTGTATCCACCTGGTGAACATAGTACAACATTGAGGTGCATTTTATATACACCACATGAACATAGTACAACACGGTAGTATACCTTGTAACTACCATATGAACATGTTACAACATTGTAGTGTGCCTTGTATCTACCCTTGGGTCATATTACAAAGTTTCCATAACAgatttgaacattaaaaaaaccaAGTAGTTTTTACAGCGAGTTACTGAAGAAACCACTTGATCCATGAAACCTGATGGGCTGAAAAGGACTGTTAAAACAAGCATTATATTACAAAATAATTTGAATGACTGCAAAGTAGCACAAAGAAATTTATCCCAAAGACTTCTGCTTCTTACCGGCTTGATCCTGCTCGCCATACCACGTGTTCCATGTTCCCACCAAGGTACAAGGGTACTGCTTGCCTTCATGAATCTTTGGTAACACTTCTTGACTTAAAGAGACAAAACAGCAGAGCCGCTTAAACAGGGGAGAGATTTCCCCGTGGACAGCATCAACTGGATACAACCACTTACCATGTGGTCTAGCAACTGACCCCACAGcgttatgtgttttattttatttcagatttatttattttatgggtctgagtgttttgtctgcatgtatgtctgtgtaccatgtgtgtgcctgaggcccagagaggctagaagagagcatcggatcccctggaactagaggcacagatggttgtaagccaccgtgtgggtgctgggagtcaaacctgagtcttctgctAGAGTAACCAGgcctctaaaccactgagccatctctccagcccccacggCCGATTTGTAAGATGATGTCCAGAACCGAAGTGTTAGCCAAATTCTGTTGTCTGTCAGCACCCACTTATCAACAGCTTAGGCTTTAACTCCAGGGTATTTACAAGAGTTACAAGCAACTCCTGGAATGTGATAAAGGTGTTTACAAAGGACCAAAGGTCCCAGAGTCCAGGGGCTATGGCTTCTATTATTTGCTACttcaggagaaagaagaaaaaacgcTATTTAGGGATGTGACGTTTACGAAAGTTAAGTTCTGCTGGTtcccataaagaaagaaagatgggaacTGGATACAAGATCATGGAAGAAAtcagaagtggggggggggaagccTCAAGACAGGGGTGAAGGATGGGCAGCTAGCTCAGCGGAGCAAGGCAGTGGGAGCAGGCCTCAGAACAAAGACAACCACCAGACAGAGTGGATGAAGCAAGCCGGCCTCCGTAGCCCCCAAGGCCACCAGCGTGGTGTAACAATGTAGAAGAGTCAAAATCAAGCATACACTCAAGCAACAATTGGTGCCACTCAATTCAGCCAGCTACAGGGATCTCAGAAGCATCACAGTGAAGACGCCAGCCAGTCCAGGACCGCCAAGAGCAGGTTGGGTGCCTGAGCCCCCACAAGTCATGGCTTTTCATGGGTGTTCTATCCAAGCTTAACTCCACAGAAACCTTCCTGTGgtatagacagggtctcatgtagctgatAAGGACCTTACACTTGGGACTGATGTTTTTTTTCTAGGTACTTgcattataggcatatgccaccatgcctggctatacAGAAAACTAATagtagaccctgcctcaaaaaactgaaagaaaaagaaatgttactgGTTCCATTTATCTGCTGACAACAGACCATAATAGTAGGCTGGTGACAAGTACTACATGTTGTTTGTTtagtcgtttttttttttttttttttttttgagacagggtttctctgggtggctttgtctatcctggatctcgctctgtagcccaggctggtctcaaactcacagagatccacctgcctctgcctcccaagtgctgggattaaaggcgtgcgccaccactgcctactttttttttttttttttt of Onychomys torridus chromosome 22, mOncTor1.1, whole genome shotgun sequence contains these proteins:
- the Nipsnap2 gene encoding protein NipSnap homolog 2, which gives rise to MAARVLLARGGLLRPAAPGSFLPGLRTVTSSSPRAREDSWLKSLFVRKVDPRKDAHSNLLAKKETSSLYKLQFHNVKPECLDAYNKICQEVLPKIHEGKQYPCTLVGTWNTWYGEQDQAVHLWRYEGGYPALTEVMNKLKENQEFVNFRKARSDMLLSRKNQLLLEFSFWNEPVPRSGPNIYELRSYQLRPGTMIEWGNYWARAIRFRQDSNEAVGGFFSQIGQLYMVHHLWAYKDLQTREDIRSAAWQKHGWEELVYYTVPLIQEMESRIMIPLKTSPLQ